One window of the Novipirellula caenicola genome contains the following:
- a CDS encoding DUF3500 domain-containing protein encodes MRSFRFATSAAMLLAICAPLAIFAGMKVSDPPGSQMKTFADAFLKTLDEKQAAKATVDYDAAERVQWHFIPMPTRKGLVLKEMNTAQRTAALRLLRSALSEAGYGKASKIMLLEGVLRQLEGPGSEARRDPQKYYVTIFGTPSDSEPWGLSFEGHHLSLNFSCRGGELVDSSPQFFASNPAKIMTDVEGPLGKGTRVLREEEDLAFELVNSLNDTQTKTAVIADEALAEIRFAGEAQPKVGEPEGIPFDQLNAKQAELLKKLVGVYVDAVPEQTARTRREAIESNGWSNVYFAWAGAQKPGIGHYYRIRGKDFLIEFVNTQADASGNPANHIHCVWRDLTGDFDLPIE; translated from the coding sequence ATGCGTTCGTTCCGTTTTGCGACCTCCGCGGCGATGCTTCTGGCGATTTGCGCTCCCCTGGCGATTTTTGCCGGAATGAAGGTGAGCGACCCGCCCGGGTCGCAAATGAAAACCTTTGCCGACGCTTTTCTGAAAACGCTTGACGAGAAACAAGCGGCGAAAGCGACCGTCGATTATGACGCGGCCGAGCGTGTCCAGTGGCACTTCATCCCCATGCCGACTCGCAAAGGATTGGTGCTGAAAGAGATGAATACGGCTCAGCGTACCGCAGCGCTCCGCTTGCTACGTTCGGCCCTCAGCGAAGCGGGCTATGGCAAGGCGAGCAAGATCATGTTGCTCGAAGGCGTGCTCCGCCAACTTGAAGGTCCCGGCAGCGAAGCACGTCGCGATCCACAGAAGTATTACGTAACCATCTTTGGCACCCCGAGCGATTCCGAGCCCTGGGGACTCAGCTTCGAAGGCCATCATTTGTCGCTAAACTTCAGCTGCCGAGGCGGCGAGTTGGTCGATAGCTCGCCTCAATTCTTTGCCTCCAATCCCGCCAAGATCATGACCGATGTCGAAGGACCGCTGGGCAAAGGCACCCGCGTGCTTCGCGAAGAAGAGGATTTGGCGTTCGAGTTGGTCAACAGTCTCAACGACACTCAAACCAAGACCGCCGTGATTGCTGACGAAGCTCTGGCGGAAATCCGGTTCGCGGGTGAGGCTCAACCCAAAGTGGGCGAACCCGAAGGCATTCCGTTTGATCAACTCAACGCAAAACAGGCTGAATTGCTGAAAAAACTCGTCGGTGTCTACGTGGATGCGGTTCCTGAGCAAACGGCCCGCACGCGTCGCGAAGCGATCGAATCCAATGGTTGGTCGAACGTCTATTTTGCCTGGGCCGGCGCTCAGAAGCCGGGTATCGGACATTACTACCGCATTCGTGGCAAGGATTTTTTGATCGAGTTTGTCAATACACAAGCTGATGCGTCTGGGAATCCCGCCAATCACATCCACTGCGTGTGGCGCGACCTGACCGGCGACTTTGACTTGCCGATCGAGTAA